The Tamandua tetradactyla isolate mTamTet1 chromosome 23, mTamTet1.pri, whole genome shotgun sequence genomic interval GCCGAGATCTGGCCCTCTCCCTAGGGCCCCGGCCCCACCGGGACCAGAACCTACAGTGACCTTGAGCAGGTCGCTGGGGGCCTCAGGTCCCCTCCCATGggggatgggggcggggggcggggagagTTGTAGAGAGCTGATTTGAACGGGTATGGGGAGCGCCTAGATTCCTTCCCTTTATAATTGCATGTTAAGGTCAGCTCAGTACCGCCCTTTCCCCAAGGCTTCTGCCTCCATTCCATCGCCCAGGTGAGCGCGGGGAGGGGGCGGCCACTTCGATGGCCAAGGACGCAGAGACCCGGACGGGGCCACGCGGGTCCCGGCTCGGCCCGCCCTGGAGGTGAGGCTGTgggcggggccgggcggggcgCCCCGGCTGGGGCCATGCCTGGGGGTGCGCTCCCTGCCGCCGCGTCCCCGACCTGCCACCTTCCGATGGGACGGCGGCCCCCGCGCCTGCTGCAGccgccgctgctgctgctgctgctgctgctgctgctgctgctgccgctcCTGCCCGGCCCGGGCCCCCGAGTAGGTGAGTGAGAgcaccccacccacacacacagggGGGCCCCGGGCGCCCCCGAAGCCTCTCTAGGAGCCCGGGAGCTCTTCTGCCTCCCGACCCCTCTGCGCAGACGCCATCCCCCCAGCCTTCCCAGGGGCCTGGAGCCCCCATCCCCAAAGGCATGCTCACCCACTCAGTCCTTCCCAGGGGGCGGGTAGCCTTCTCCCGGCGACCTCCTCCCTAACGCGCACCCAGTCACCTCTCCCCGGGACCCAGGACTTGGCCTGCCCTTCCCCAGGGCCCCGCTGCTCCCCAGacaccccctcccacccaccaTAACCCTCTCTGGCACTGCTCTTGCCACTCCCCCTGGCCTGGGCCTGAGGTGGGACCACCCAGTGGGCCCGGCTTCAGGGGGACATACGGCCCCCTTCTCACCCACTTCTGGGGTGACAGACCCTGCTCTCCCAGGGAAGTAACAGACAGCGCACCAGATGGCAGGCACAGAGCCACCCCTGGGCACACAGGTGTGGGGGCCTCGGACACCCTCACACCAGACCCACAGCACACACACGGGCAGATACACCTGAGGGgcgtgcgcgcgcgcacacacacacacacacacacacacacaagggaatgcagacacacacatgcacagtgtGGAACACACCCACAGAAATCCACACTCAGGAACCCCCAAAGAGGTGGCAAATTCACACACAGCCGACGCAAAGATACAGAACCCAGACACTCAGCAGAAACACACAGGCAGAGGGAGACACACACAGAAAGGTACAGACGCAGGTGTGCCCAGGTGATACACTCACTCCCGGCCAGACACGGAGACGCACGGAGACAGCCACACAGAGGGACAGACCCACGCACAAGCGATACAGGGACTCACGTGGACTTACAGGTACGCAGAGACACACATGCAGATTACAATACTGAAGCAGTCCTAGGAACACGCACAAACCCAGGTCCAGTCACCCAGGGTgaggcacacatgcacacacacatacacacacacacacacgccctgGGCCCACAGGAAACCCAGACGCCCTGGCACTCCCAGCAGCGGCCACCACGGGCGGACGGGACAAACAGACCCTGGCGTGACCTGCCCCACCTAAGTTGGCACGGAGGGCGTGTCACCTTGGTTCCCCACCCAGTGCTGGGCATCCGCCGCAAACTGGGCCCTCGGGGGGCAGTGCCAGGGCCCTTAGACGCCAGGGAGAGGTCAGGCCAGGCAGGGAGGCAGCTCTAGGGTCAGCTCAGGGGGCGGGGCTGGGACGAGGACCGTGTCGGAGGGGTGCTTAGAGTGGGGTGGTCCGTGGGGGCCTTTCATGGGTGCCGGCCCTGTGCGGGAGCCccgggctggagggaagtacgcGTGAGCAGGGAGGAGGCGAGGGGGTAAGGACGCAGCGGAAATGATGCCAGGGGAGTGGAATGGGGGATCCACGTGTGGCAGGGGTAGGGGGTGGTTggaggggcagaggtgggggggcCTGGCTCCCACAGGACCTTGGGGCACAGTGTTATCTGTTCTCCAAGGCAGTGGGAGCCATGGAAGGTTTTAGGCAAAGGTAGGACTGCTTGAAGCAGAATTCAGCCCCTCCTGAGAGTATGAGGATTTGTCACCCAGAGAGGAAGGTGAAGCTTTTAACTCTAAAGTCGCTTTTACCTCTTCCCTTTATCGGATTCATTTCTGTTTCCACCACACCAATGTGGTACATGTATGTTCccctgaggaaaaaaagaaaatgagatttaatttTGGCCTGGACTGCTCAAAAAGTCCGtgtgaggaaagaaaaatgtgttctaggtttttttctttaaatagcaaAAGAGACACAACAACCAACTGCAGCATTTTCATCTCATCTGGGTCCTTAACGCTGGAGCAGCTGGGAGCACAGTCCCCGGGCTGAGCAGGACATCCAGACACAGGTGTCGGCTCTGCCACTCACCAGCACCATGGCCTGGGTCTGGGCCTTTGACCTCCCTTAGCCTCAGTCTCCCCGTTTGTAAATGGGGTAACAGCTCCCCACTGGAGGAGCTGTTACATGTTACAAGAGACGATGCTGTAAACATGTTAGCACAGAGCCTGCTTGGAGCGATCGCGTCCCCTTACTGTTCTGTCATTGTTGTTGACCAAATGCTGGAGTGTGCACTTGTTGCCCgcagcagcagcaggggctgCCGGGGATTCTAGGATGCCCGGGTTACAGCGGTTTGCAGGGCCCTGAGGCCCAGCAGTGGCCCCCATGGTGTCCTCTGCTCTGTCGCCCTGGCCAGGCCTCCTAACCCTTATGTTACAAGACAAGGAGGAAGGAGCACTGGATTGGGAGTCAGAAGCCTGGGTGGGAACCATGGCCGAGGAACCTTGTTGACTGTGTTACTGTGGGTCACCCTTCCCCACTCAGGGCCTCCTCTTCCTTGCCTGTCAAATCCAGGGCTTCCACCAGTCTGTGTGGCTGCCCTGGGGTCCAGGGAAATTGCTGGGCTCAGGCCCCAGGGCCTGTGAGTTTTGGAGGAAACTGCTTGGACAGGGGTAGTAAGAGGAGATCCAGGGGCCCTGAGCCAGTGGTGGGAGGTGCCCCCAGACTGGCCCTTCTGAGTAGCAGAGATTTTCTTTGGTTCACCTCTGAGGCCCAGTACCCAGTACATGGAACTGAAGAAATGTGATGCAAGGCATGAAATCTCACTGAATCTGGAGTTGACAAGGGCAGGGGAAGGGTATTCCAGAGAGGGGGATAgtgtgtgcaaaggccctgtggtatCATTCCTCACATGGTGTGGCTCTataattctttttccctttcGTGGCTGCCTTAAGGGTATTGATAATCATAGTTAGAACTTGTTACGTGCTGGGTCCCTTTACATGTGTTATCGCGCTTGCTCCCATGAAGCAAAGGTCCAACCTCTGAATAGGACATGAAAGCACAGGGAAGTTGAgtcacttgcccaaagtcacacagccagaaagTTGGAGAAGCAGGACTCAAACCCACCAGTCAGGCTGCTTTGTCCGGGCCCTTCTCGGGCAGCTGGTCATCTCCAGGACCAGGAAAGCCCTGATCTGATCCTCTGACCTTTGCTTTCCACCCAGCCTCAGCGAAGTCGCATGTGCACCGCCGGGGACTCCTGGATCTGGCAGGGACCCTGCAGTGTGCCAGCACCCGCTCTGCCCTGGCCTACATAAGCTACGGCTGCTACTGTGGCCTGGGGGGTGGCGGCCAGCCCCGGGACCTCACGGACTGGTGAGTGCAAGGCCCAGCCTTGAGTTTCCCCAGCCCCTGGGCTGGGAGGGAATCCCCGTCACTGAGATCCGGGTCTGGCCAAGGAAGCTCCTAGCAGGCGCTGCAGCCTCGCAGGCAAGGGGCCTCCCGGGTGAGCATAGCCAAGGCACCCAGCTTTGCAGCCAGCAGCTGCCCCCACACTGGCCAGGGGGCGAGCACTTTGCCTGGAAAAATGACATGAAGATGATCAGAGACATTATATGCTGAGAGCTGCACACCCTGCCACATGCAGGGCTGGGCTTAGATCTTTCCACAAGTTCTTCCCGTTGATGCCATGGCTGCCCTGGGAAGCGGGCAGGATGctgtccccatttcacaggtgagagCCCTGAGGCTCAGGGAGATGCAGCCTCGCCCATTTCCACACTGCTAGTGGGAGGCAGAGGGCAAGAACTTGCCTGCCTCTTTCCTAtcttggaggaggtggtggtgacCAGCTGGCCTTTCCCGAGCCTTTGCCCATGACCGTCCGGCTGCCAGCCACGCCCTGCCCTCTCCTGCATTGGTTGTCTGGCTTCCGCAAATCCTTCCTGATGCAGCTCAGCCATTGCTTCCTcaaggaagccctccctgatgcTCAGCTAGACCTGGcaccacctctgggctccccaaATCCCCTCTGCTTACCCCCTGACCCCACTCAAGGAGCTCACATCTGTGCAGAGACCGGACATGAATCTATCGCCTCCCTGGCAAGTGTCTTGTTCTAAGCCTGCTCCAAGGGAAAGTGCCTGCTTTTATGAGAGGGTGCAACAAGGATTGTCAGGCCCTGGGGAGGTGGGGTTGAGGACCCGGTGCTAGAGCTGAGGccaaaaagaagaggagggggaCGAAGTTGTCCCACGCAGAGGGCACACAATGGGCAACGTGAGGAGGCCGGAGGGGCTTGGCTATGCTGGGAACACAGAGGAGGCCAGCGTGGCTGCAGCTCAGAGACTCAGCTCCCAGAACGGGGCGGTGGGCAGGGGCCCAGGCGCGGGGCCCAGGCGTGGGCCGCCAGGGGACGGAGGCTGCACAGGGCACACTGGGGACAGCGGCACGATCTCCCATGAATGGGGATTATCCAGGGTGAGACATGGGCCAGGGGATGCTGACTCCTGACTCACCCATCGTCCTGGTAGGGGAGGGTGACGAGGAGAGGGCATGCCAGCTTCACCCACCTGCTGCCCTATTGCCGGCGGCCCACAGGTGCTGCCATCGCCACGACTGCTGCTATGAAATCGCCGAGAAGGCCGGCTGCAGCCCCAAGATGCAGCGCTACTCCTGGCAGTGTAAAGATGGGCAGGTCCTGTGCGGTGAGTCCCATGCCACCTGTACCAACCGCCCCGACCATACCCTGGGCATCCTGGCAGAACCAGATAACTTCTGCCCAATGCTATAGCAGTTCACCACTGCTTTGACTCTCCATAGACCATCCCTAGGGTTCATCTGATATAAGTGATCTTTAACACTGAgagcttaaaaaagaaaatctacctCTTCAGTGTCTAGCCAAAAagggaaaaggtaaaaatgacACGTGGTATAAATAACCTAACTAACCTTCAGAAAGGGGTAAAGAAACCCACGATGCATCCACAGTGTGGGGTACTTGGCAATCTGGAGAAAAGATATGGTAGAACCAGATGCTGGCATGGAAAaatgttgagtaaaaaaaaaaacaataatttgttCAGTCCATTATCAGTTGTATTAAAAAACGAGCTAGAAACTTGCAAAATAGTACCATACTATTTTGCATGGCTTTAGAGACATGCAAAGTTCAGAAAAAGATGTGTAAGGATACACTCCAAACTGAAGATGGCTGTGATTCTCTCTAGGTCCAGGATAAAGTTGAGGGAAGCAATGGCAAAGGGGACTTCATATTCTCCGTTTTGTTTTCAAGATGATCTTTAGAAATTACTTgtaaattaaaaggcaaaaaaaaaaaaaaaaaggaatgcacaGCCTGGAGTGTTTAAGGGTGAAAGGTACTGATTTCTGCAATTTACTTTAAAGtgcataaaaaaaataataaggtggATAGTTAGATGAATAGAGGGATGAGCAGATGAAGTAAGTGATAAAGGAAATTGTTAATGTTAGAATCTGCATATCAATGTTCTTGGAAGAATTCTTTCAACTCTCCTGTGTTTGAAAATGTTCACAATAAAATGTtggaaacaaaaaaaggaaagggtgGTGGGAGAGCCCcatgcctccatttcttcatctccagcCCCCATAGGGGAGCCTCTGTTTGGCTGGGGCAGCGCCACCTGGCCTGGGGGAATGGCCTTACTGGACCCTGGTTCTGAGGCTCTAGCCTCTCCTGCTCCTGGGAGGACCAGAGGTCTCTGGCGGGTGCCATCCTGGTGGGTAGAGGGCAAGGTCCTTCCTCTTCATGCCTGACCCAGCCTGGGCTCTGGGGCTAGCCTGCCACAGACAGCTGGGGACCCCAGAAAACAGCTTCATCACTGGGCCACTGTCCCCTCAGCTCTAAAAATGGGCTGGATGCCCCTGGACCTTATTGGGCCACAGGTGTTTTGCTTCACTTGCACACtgtctggaagagtttgagccaACAGTTTAAAAATCAGTCTATTGTACCAAGGATTCTAAAGAGAAATGACAACTGAATTCAGTCGTGTTTGTGAActggtcctttcttttttttttgcaaatggcaTAACTGGGACAATTTGTGAAACCTGAATGGAATCTGAAGATTCGATGGAAGTGACATATCAatgatattttttacttttgatggTTGCTTTGTGGGAGAGTTTTCTAGGCTTTAGGGACAAACATGCTGACATAATTAGGGATGATGAGGCGTAAGTGTGCAACTTACTTGGAAATAGtacagggaaaaggaaaaaaggagagg includes:
- the PLA2G10 gene encoding group 10 secretory phospholipase A2, translating into MPGGALPAAASPTCHLPMGRRPPRLLQPPLLLLLLLLLLLLPLLPGPGPRVASAKSHVHRRGLLDLAGTLQCASTRSALAYISYGCYCGLGGGGQPRDLTDWCCHRHDCCYEIAEKAGCSPKMQRYSWQCKDGQVLCGLAEDKCQELICKCDQEAAHCLAKAEYNLQHLFYPRFLCERDSPKCD